A portion of the Oncorhynchus gorbuscha isolate QuinsamMale2020 ecotype Even-year linkage group LG07, OgorEven_v1.0, whole genome shotgun sequence genome contains these proteins:
- the LOC124039654 gene encoding phosphoenolpyruvate carboxykinase, cytosolic [GTP]-like — MSCLLLGVIRRRGGVGASVGVRSLASIPSLPPAVADFVKGAVDECKPANVHVVTGSAEESAHILAGLEKEGMVKKLPKYENCWLARTDPKDVARVESKTVIVTKNQRDTIPTPGGGAKSQLGSWMSEGDFQKARKDRFPGCMAGRTMYVIPFSMGPVGSPLSKFGVQVTDSPYVVASMGIMTRMGTPVMDKLSQGAEFVRCQHSLGQPLPLKAPLVNSWPCSPEKVLISHLPDTRQILSFGSGYGGNSLLGKKCFALRIASRIAKDEGWLAEHMLILGITNPRGVKRYVTAAFPSACGKTNLAMMKPALPGWTVECVGDDIAWMKFDSQGKLRAINPENGFFGVAPGTSLKTNPHAMATIAKNTVFTNVGETSDGGVWWEGLDPPAAGVSLTDWHGKSWKAGDSAPCAHPNSRFCTPAAQCPIIDPQWESDEGVPIDAIIFGGRRPEGVPLVYESFSWRHGVFVGASMRSEATAAAEYKGKVIMHDPFAMRPFFGYNFGDYVAHWLSMETRKAPTHLPKIFHVNWFRKDPTSGSFLWPGFGDNARVLEWIFKRCGREREDEAAKKSLVGWVPQEGAINLQGLGSKVDMGALFDLPKAFWEKETQELRAYFTQQVGADLPQQVEGELKALEDRVRNGEA, encoded by the exons ACGGGGTGGCGTGGGGGCATCTGTGGGGGTCCGCTCCCTGGCCTCGATCCCCTCTCTGCCCCCAGCGGTGGCTGACTTTGTGAAGGGGGCGGTGGATGAGTGCAAGCCTGCCAATGTGCATGTGGTGACGGGGAGTGCAGAAGAGTCGGCCCACATCCTAGCTGGCCTGGAGAAGGAGGGCATGGTGAAGAAGCTACCAAAGTATGAGAACTG CTGGCTGGCACGCACAGACCCCAAGGATGTGGCTCGCGTGGAGAGTAAGACGGTGATCGTCACCAAGAACCAGAGGGACACCATCCCCACCCCCGGTGGGGGGGCTAAGAGCCAGCTGGGCAGCTGGATGAGTGAGGGTGACTTCCAGAAGGCCAGGAAGGACCGCTTCCCAGGCTGCATggcag GTCGAACCATGTATGTGATCCCTTTCAGTATGGGCCCGGTGGGCTCTCCGCTGTCTAAGTTTGGCGTGCAGGTGACGGACTCGCCCTACGTGGTGGCCAGCATGGGCATAATGACACGCATGGGCACCCCAGTCATGGACAAGCTGTCACAGGGGGCAGAGTTTGTGCGCTGCCAGCACTCCCTTGGGCAACCTCTCCCACTGAAAG CTCCCCTGGTCAACTCGTGGCCGTGTAGCCCAGAGAAGGTGCTGATCTCCCACCTGCCAGACACCAGGCAGATCCTGTCTTTCGGCAGCGGCTACGGAGGCAACTCTCTGCTGGGCAAGAAGTGCTTCGCTCTGCGGATCGCCTCGCGCATCGCCAAGGATGAGGGCTGGCTGGCCGAACACATGCTG ATCCTGGGCATCACCAATCCTCGGGGAGTGAAGCGTTACGTGACGGCGGCGTTTCCAAGTGCTTGTGGGAAAACCAACCTGGCCATGATGAAGCCTGCGCTGCCTGGCTGGACTGTGGAGTGTGTGGGAGATGACATCGCCTGGATGAAGTTTGACAgccagg GTAAACTCAGGGCCATCAACCCAGAGAACGGCTTTTTCGGCGTGGCTCCTGGCACGTCCCTGAAGACCAACCCTCACGCCATGGCGACCATCGCCAAAAACACAGTGTTCACCAACGTGGGCGAGACCAGCGACGGAGGGGTATGGTGGGAGGGACTGGACCCACCTGCTGCAGGGGTCTCCCTGACCGACTGGCATGGCAAATCCTGGAAAGCAG GAGACTCTGCCCCGTGTGCCCACCCCAACTCCAGGTTCTGTACCCCGGCGGCCCAGTGTCCCATTATCGACCCCCAGTGGGAGAGTGACGAGGGAGTGCCAATCGATGCCATCATCTTCGGGGGCAGAAGGCCAGAGG GTGTCCCACTGGTGTATGAGTCGTTTAGCTGGCGTCACGGTGTGTTTGTGGGAGCCTCTATGAGGTCTGAGGCCACAGCAGCCGCTGAGTACAAAG GCAAGGTTATCATGCATGACCCCTTTGCCATGCGCCCCTTCTTCGGCTACAACTTCGGTGACTACGTGGCCCACTGGCTCAGCATGGAGACCCGCAAGGCCCCCACCCACCTGCCCAAGATCTTCCACGTCAACTGGTTCCGTAAGGACCCCACGTCGGGCTCCTTCCTCTGGCCAGGCTTCGGGGACAATGCACGCGTGCTGGAGTGGATCTTCAAGCGTTGCGGCCGCGAGAGGGAGGACGAGGCAGCAAAGAAGAGCTTGGTGGGCTGGGTGCCACAGGAGGGAGCCATCAACCTGCAGGGCCTGGGCAGCAAAGTGGACATGGGGGCCCTCTTCGACCTGCCCAAGGCCTTCTGGGAGAAGGAGACCCAGGAGCTGCGGGCGTACTTTACCCAGCAGGTGGGAGCCGACCTCCCCCAACAGGTGGAGGGAGAGCTGAAGGCTCTGGAGGACAGGGTCAGGAATGGAGAGGCATAG